In Arthrobacter alpinus, a single window of DNA contains:
- a CDS encoding MerR family transcriptional regulator, translating into MDEVSKMTRIPLATLRFYRHLGSKGPKSALIGGRVMYREQDVIDWVNAAFDSVSK; encoded by the coding sequence ATGGATGAGGTTTCAAAGATGACCCGAATCCCGCTAGCGACGCTCAGGTTCTACAGGCACTTAGGGAGCAAGGGGCCGAAATCAGCGCTAATTGGCGGCCGCGTGATGTACCGGGAGCAGGATGTAATCGACTGGGTCAACGCAGCGTTTGATTCGGTCAGCAAATAG
- the lipB gene encoding lipoyl(octanoyl) transferase LipB, with protein MTAMSVQFSELGFEPNFIDYVTAWDQQRAIHASVVAGDAPNTVLLLEHAAVYTAGKRTEDHERPFDGTPVVNVDRGGKLTWHGPGQLVMYPIVHLADIRGIRAYVHALEEIIIDVLAHYGVDGVRVEGRAGIWLLADAKGPDRKIAAIGIRVHEGVTMHGIAINVNNSLAPYAQIIACGIQDAGTTTLQAETGLQTTPKDMAPLVQAATARILAPLVADVQAAPGEGVFS; from the coding sequence GTGACAGCTATGAGTGTTCAGTTCTCCGAGCTCGGATTTGAGCCTAATTTCATCGACTACGTCACCGCCTGGGATCAGCAGCGGGCAATTCACGCTTCCGTTGTTGCCGGCGATGCCCCCAATACTGTTTTGTTGCTGGAGCACGCTGCCGTGTACACAGCTGGCAAACGCACAGAAGATCACGAACGCCCCTTTGACGGAACACCTGTGGTCAACGTTGACCGCGGCGGGAAGCTCACGTGGCACGGACCGGGCCAACTGGTCATGTACCCGATTGTGCACCTCGCTGATATCCGCGGCATCAGGGCCTATGTCCATGCGTTGGAGGAGATCATCATTGACGTTCTTGCGCACTACGGCGTTGATGGCGTACGCGTTGAGGGCCGCGCCGGCATCTGGCTGCTGGCCGACGCCAAGGGCCCCGATCGAAAGATTGCCGCCATTGGCATCCGTGTTCACGAGGGTGTGACCATGCATGGGATTGCAATCAACGTGAACAACAGCCTGGCCCCGTACGCACAAATCATCGCCTGCGGCATTCAAGATGCGGGCACCACCACCTTGCAGGCTGAAACCGGCCTGCAAACCACACCGAAGGACATGGCACCCTTGGTTCAGGCCGCTACCGCCCGAATCCTGGCGCCCCTTGTCGCCGACGTTCAGGCAGCCCCGGGCGAAGGAGTTTTTTCATGA
- a CDS encoding DNA primase, with protein sequence MTSRARWVRRADDKRPLTISGTAGSSTNSRTWATYEDAVASSAGVGLGFVLNGDGIGVIDLDHAIVDGVILPWAAEILAANPGTFAEVSQSGEGVHIWGLLAAGRGRKIRDGRNVEFYSTGRYVALGTPVAGTTAALLPLNLPAHKIGVSIT encoded by the coding sequence ATGACCTCTCGCGCTCGTTGGGTTCGGCGCGCCGATGATAAGCGTCCGTTGACGATCTCCGGTACTGCTGGGAGCTCCACCAACTCCCGCACATGGGCAACCTACGAGGATGCTGTGGCATCGTCTGCGGGCGTTGGTCTTGGGTTCGTACTGAATGGCGACGGCATCGGCGTGATTGATCTTGATCATGCGATTGTTGACGGCGTGATTCTTCCGTGGGCCGCCGAGATCCTGGCTGCCAATCCGGGAACGTTCGCGGAGGTTTCCCAGTCCGGTGAAGGCGTCCATATCTGGGGTTTGCTGGCTGCTGGCCGAGGTCGGAAGATCCGCGACGGACGGAACGTCGAGTTCTACTCAACCGGCCGGTATGTCGCACTCGGAACGCCGGTGGCTGGCACGACGGCGGCCCTGCTGCCTCTGAATCTTCCGGCGCACAAGATTGGCGTCTCTATCACCTAG
- the glnA gene encoding type I glutamate--ammonia ligase has product MFKNAEEVLQFIKDEDVKFVDIRFTDLPGVQQHFNVPAKTVDLDFFVNGQLFDGSSIRGFQGIAESDMQLIPDPTTAFVDTFRKEKTLALNFSIVNPRTGDPYHRDPRGVAEKAEAYLASTGIADTAFFGAEAEFFVFDNVQYESSPQGSFYKIDSEEANWNTGREEVGGNLGYKTPVKGGYFPVAPIDHQADLRDAMCIELDAAGLEVERSHHEVGAAGQAEINYKFNTLVHSADDLQKFKYVIKNTAWAAGKSVTFMPKPVFGDNGSGMHCHQSLWSNGTPLFYDEKGYAGLSDLARWYIGGLLKHSSAVLAFTNPTVNSYRRLVKGFEAPVNMVYSQGNRSAGIRIPITGSNPKAKRLEFRAPDPSSNPYLAFSAQLMAGLDGIKNRIEPPAPIDKDLYELPPEEAKDIPKAPESLEAALIALENDNEFLQAGGVFTQDLIDTWIEYKREYEIKPLSLRPNPYEFELYYGC; this is encoded by the coding sequence ATGTTCAAGAACGCGGAAGAAGTACTCCAGTTCATCAAGGACGAAGATGTTAAGTTCGTCGATATTCGTTTCACCGACCTGCCCGGAGTCCAGCAGCACTTCAATGTGCCTGCCAAGACTGTAGACCTTGACTTCTTCGTCAATGGCCAGCTCTTCGATGGTTCCTCCATCCGCGGCTTCCAGGGAATCGCCGAATCAGACATGCAGCTGATTCCGGACCCCACCACGGCATTCGTTGACACCTTCCGCAAGGAAAAAACCCTTGCCCTGAACTTCTCCATCGTCAACCCGCGCACGGGCGATCCGTACCACCGCGACCCGCGTGGCGTAGCCGAAAAGGCTGAGGCATACTTGGCCTCCACCGGCATTGCCGACACCGCATTCTTCGGTGCAGAAGCCGAGTTCTTTGTTTTCGACAACGTTCAGTACGAGTCCTCACCACAGGGATCGTTCTACAAGATCGACTCCGAAGAGGCCAACTGGAACACTGGCCGCGAAGAAGTTGGCGGCAACTTGGGTTACAAGACTCCCGTCAAGGGCGGTTACTTCCCCGTAGCCCCCATTGACCACCAGGCAGACCTGCGCGATGCCATGTGCATTGAACTGGATGCCGCCGGCCTTGAGGTTGAGCGTTCGCACCACGAAGTTGGCGCCGCCGGCCAGGCTGAGATCAACTACAAGTTCAACACCTTGGTTCACTCGGCTGATGACCTGCAGAAGTTCAAGTACGTCATCAAGAACACCGCCTGGGCCGCAGGCAAGTCGGTCACCTTCATGCCGAAGCCTGTTTTCGGCGACAACGGCTCCGGCATGCACTGCCACCAGTCGCTGTGGAGCAACGGCACCCCGTTGTTCTACGACGAGAAGGGCTACGCCGGCCTGTCCGACTTGGCTCGCTGGTACATTGGCGGCCTGCTCAAGCACTCCTCCGCTGTATTGGCATTCACCAACCCGACGGTGAACTCCTACCGTCGCCTGGTCAAGGGCTTCGAAGCCCCCGTGAACATGGTTTACTCGCAGGGCAACCGCTCTGCCGGTATCCGTATCCCGATCACCGGTTCCAACCCGAAGGCCAAGCGCCTCGAGTTCCGCGCACCGGACCCGTCCTCCAACCCGTACCTGGCCTTCTCGGCTCAGCTGATGGCTGGCCTTGATGGAATCAAGAACCGGATCGAACCCCCGGCTCCCATCGACAAGGACCTGTACGAGCTGCCCCCGGAAGAAGCCAAGGACATCCCCAAGGCTCCGGAGTCACTGGAAGCGGCCTTGATTGCCTTGGAGAACGACAACGAGTTCCTCCAGGCCGGTGGCGTCTTCACTCAGGACTTGATCGACACTTGGATCGAGTACAAGCGCGAATACGAGATCAAGCCGCTCTCGCTGCGCCCGAACCCTTACGAGTTCGAGCTCTACTACGGCTGCTAG
- the lipA gene encoding lipoyl synthase — translation MTLAPEGRKLLRIEQRNAAVPVERKPEWMKAKVEMGPEFIAMKNLVKGQGLHTVCEEAGCPNIFECWEDREATFLIGGSECTRRCDFCQIDTGKPSPIDRFEPTKVARSVVKMNLRYATVTGVARDDLADEGVWLYAETVRKIHELNPNTGVELLIPDFSGKPEHITAICESKPEVFAHNVETVPRIFKRIRPAFRYERSLDVISQGRDHGMVTKSNLILGMGETREEISQALQDLHDAGTDLITITQYLRPSERHLPVDRWVKPQEFLELSAEAEEMGFLGVMSGPLVRSSYRAGRLWATAMRKKGRDIPEHLAHIAEGIEDSGHTRQEAASLIAAP, via the coding sequence ATGACGTTGGCACCCGAGGGACGTAAGTTGCTGCGTATTGAGCAGCGTAATGCTGCTGTTCCGGTTGAGCGTAAGCCGGAGTGGATGAAGGCCAAGGTCGAGATGGGCCCGGAGTTCATCGCGATGAAGAACCTGGTCAAGGGCCAGGGCCTGCACACCGTGTGTGAAGAGGCCGGCTGCCCGAATATTTTTGAGTGCTGGGAAGACCGTGAGGCGACATTCCTCATCGGTGGCTCCGAATGCACGCGGCGCTGTGACTTCTGCCAGATCGACACGGGCAAGCCGTCCCCGATTGACCGGTTCGAGCCCACGAAGGTCGCCCGGTCCGTGGTGAAGATGAACCTGCGCTATGCCACGGTGACGGGGGTGGCCCGTGACGACCTGGCCGATGAGGGTGTCTGGTTGTACGCCGAGACGGTGCGGAAGATTCACGAACTGAACCCGAACACGGGGGTGGAGTTGTTGATCCCTGATTTCTCCGGCAAGCCCGAGCACATTACGGCGATCTGTGAGTCCAAGCCCGAGGTGTTCGCACACAATGTGGAGACGGTGCCAAGGATTTTCAAGCGGATCCGTCCCGCGTTCCGGTATGAGCGTTCCCTGGATGTGATTAGCCAGGGTCGTGATCATGGGATGGTGACGAAGTCCAACCTGATCCTGGGCATGGGTGAGACCCGGGAGGAAATCTCTCAGGCGCTGCAGGATCTCCATGACGCCGGGACGGATCTGATCACGATCACCCAGTACCTGCGTCCTTCCGAGCGGCACCTGCCGGTGGATCGTTGGGTGAAGCCGCAGGAATTCCTTGAGCTCTCGGCCGAGGCTGAGGAGATGGGGTTCCTGGGTGTCATGAGTGGGCCGTTGGTGCGTTCCTCCTACCGGGCGGGGCGTTTGTGGGCCACGGCCATGCGGAAAAAGGGTCGCGACATCCCCGAACACCTCGCGCACATCGCCGAAGGCATCGAAGATTCCGGTCATACCCGCCAGGAAGCCGCCTCCCTGATCGCTGCACCATAA
- a CDS encoding tyrosine-type recombinase/integrase yields the protein MASVKKRPDGKWRARYRDAIGKEHAQHFRRKIDANAWLDEVTAAVVTGTYIDPKRAKLTVGEWCAVWLKGYENNRPSSVRQARSHIKRIEAAFGNKVLAGVRPSEIRSWTANLKAEGLADSTIYALHSRLSHIFSDAVHDGLLPKSPLSRRTSPPMGKQRPYVATTEQVWALYDAMDAWTKPGILLGAFAGLRVAEAVALRAKDIDFMRGVISPAIQYPDDPLKSETSKTPIPIPRELAVELNRNPSILGSETIVAAEHGRTMAPYTFETRFRDARATIEGLPDGFRFHDLRHYFASLLISEGLDVKVVQARLRHASAKTTLDTYSHMWPDKDEASRTAVAGVLAARKKSLSGQEKKSGS from the coding sequence GTGGCCAGCGTAAAGAAGCGCCCTGATGGCAAGTGGCGTGCACGGTATAGAGACGCTATCGGGAAAGAACACGCGCAGCACTTTCGACGGAAGATAGACGCGAACGCGTGGCTGGATGAAGTTACCGCCGCAGTGGTGACGGGCACGTATATCGATCCCAAGAGGGCGAAGCTTACGGTGGGGGAATGGTGCGCTGTTTGGTTGAAGGGCTACGAAAATAACCGTCCCTCATCAGTACGCCAGGCGCGCTCACACATCAAACGCATAGAAGCGGCGTTTGGCAATAAGGTGCTGGCAGGCGTGCGGCCGTCAGAGATCAGGTCATGGACCGCCAATCTAAAAGCCGAGGGGCTGGCCGATTCCACGATCTACGCGCTGCACAGCCGCTTGTCTCACATCTTCTCCGACGCGGTTCACGACGGGCTGCTGCCCAAATCACCATTGAGCCGACGCACATCACCGCCCATGGGAAAGCAGCGTCCCTACGTTGCCACCACCGAGCAAGTCTGGGCGCTCTACGACGCCATGGATGCATGGACGAAGCCGGGCATCCTCTTGGGTGCGTTCGCCGGCCTGCGTGTTGCTGAAGCGGTTGCACTCAGGGCCAAAGACATTGATTTCATGCGCGGGGTCATTTCACCCGCCATCCAGTACCCGGATGACCCTCTCAAGTCCGAAACTTCGAAGACGCCAATTCCCATCCCGCGTGAGCTCGCCGTTGAGCTCAACCGGAACCCTTCCATCCTTGGATCCGAAACGATTGTCGCCGCCGAGCATGGTCGGACTATGGCGCCGTACACGTTCGAAACAAGGTTCCGAGACGCCAGGGCAACCATTGAAGGTCTGCCAGATGGTTTCCGCTTCCATGACCTGCGGCACTACTTCGCATCGCTGCTGATCTCTGAAGGGTTGGACGTCAAGGTTGTCCAGGCTCGATTGAGACATGCGTCAGCCAAGACCACGCTGGACACTTACAGTCACATGTGGCCCGATAAGGACGAAGCCTCGAGGACCGCAGTTGCCGGCGTCCTCGCCGCCCGGAAAAAGTCGCTCAGCGGACAGGAAAAGAAGTCCGGCTCATAA
- a CDS encoding DUF4191 domain-containing protein, translated as MAKTTDTAPSNADEPKRSLFSRKPKAGKPNKVKKPSRIKQMVDIFKMTRRHDPLITWLMLGAFLGLILVSLVVTLLVSPGNWITGLLVGIPLGVLGALLIMSRRAERAAYSQIEGKPGAAGAALSSLKRGWIFDEQPAAVNPRTQDVVFRAIGKPGIVLVTEGPSARVKSLVDAERRRLSRILPNVTITVIETGKGEGQTSIAKVTKKMNKLKGELTKVEVSTVNKRIASLGNKLPIPKGIDPNKARPDRKAARGR; from the coding sequence ATGGCCAAAACCACTGACACTGCACCCAGCAACGCTGACGAACCCAAGCGTTCCCTCTTTTCCCGCAAGCCGAAAGCTGGCAAGCCGAACAAGGTTAAGAAGCCCAGCCGCATCAAGCAAATGGTGGACATCTTCAAGATGACCCGCCGCCACGATCCCTTGATCACGTGGCTCATGCTTGGCGCCTTCCTCGGGCTGATCCTGGTTTCCCTGGTGGTGACCTTGCTGGTTTCCCCCGGCAACTGGATCACCGGTTTGCTCGTCGGCATCCCGCTTGGTGTTTTGGGTGCGTTGCTGATCATGTCGCGCCGCGCCGAACGGGCCGCCTACTCTCAGATTGAAGGGAAGCCAGGCGCGGCCGGAGCCGCCTTGAGCTCCCTCAAGCGCGGTTGGATCTTTGACGAGCAGCCGGCTGCCGTTAACCCGCGCACACAGGACGTGGTTTTCCGCGCCATCGGCAAGCCAGGCATTGTGTTGGTCACCGAAGGTCCTTCCGCTCGTGTGAAGAGCCTGGTGGATGCGGAACGACGCCGCCTGTCCCGGATTCTGCCCAACGTCACCATCACCGTCATCGAGACCGGCAAGGGCGAGGGCCAGACCTCGATTGCCAAGGTCACGAAGAAGATGAACAAGCTCAAGGGCGAACTGACAAAGGTTGAGGTCAGCACTGTCAACAAGCGCATTGCTTCCCTCGGCAACAAACTGCCCATCCCCAAGGGCATTGATCCGAACAAGGCCCGCCCCGACCGCAAGGCAGCCCGCGGACGCTAA
- a CDS encoding phage antirepressor N-terminal domain-containing protein — MTTLVQIPFHGTKIIADANDGNPLVALRQSCESIGLAYSKQLQKLKNKPWAVVSLRDMTGADGKTYQMSMIDQRTMTMWLATIDVARVSEAARPILIAFQNESTDALDAYFNKGVAVNPRAGITAPNGLPKKTRDQIELLGLARGLVDQNWLEGKARIVLARALDEVPEILDSQIPLYVESYLNEKSGLTAAQAKTLRSIFGRKVSAAYKAHHGRAPQKSPGEVGSRIREINAYIEADRWLFDQVWNDDYEVLFGATFFQELSA; from the coding sequence TTGACTACCTTAGTTCAGATCCCGTTCCACGGCACAAAGATCATTGCCGATGCCAATGACGGGAACCCGCTGGTTGCTTTACGTCAGTCTTGTGAATCCATTGGACTCGCCTACTCGAAGCAACTGCAAAAGCTGAAAAACAAGCCGTGGGCAGTTGTGTCCCTCCGGGACATGACTGGCGCAGACGGTAAGACCTATCAGATGTCGATGATCGACCAGCGAACCATGACAATGTGGCTGGCCACCATCGATGTGGCTAGGGTATCCGAAGCCGCCCGACCAATCCTGATCGCCTTCCAGAACGAATCAACTGACGCACTGGACGCCTACTTCAACAAGGGTGTGGCCGTGAACCCGAGGGCGGGAATCACTGCACCGAATGGACTGCCCAAGAAGACCCGGGACCAGATTGAGCTGCTTGGTCTGGCCCGTGGTCTCGTGGATCAGAACTGGCTCGAGGGGAAGGCGCGGATTGTTCTCGCCCGGGCACTAGACGAGGTGCCCGAGATTCTCGATAGTCAGATCCCGCTCTACGTCGAGTCATACCTGAATGAGAAGTCCGGACTCACTGCGGCGCAAGCGAAAACGCTACGGTCCATCTTCGGGCGCAAAGTCTCCGCAGCCTACAAGGCACACCATGGCCGCGCCCCACAGAAATCCCCGGGAGAAGTGGGATCGCGCATCCGGGAAATCAACGCCTACATCGAAGCCGACCGCTGGCTATTCGACCAAGTCTGGAACGACGACTACGAAGTCCTTTTCGGCGCCACATTCTTCCAGGAGCTCTCGGCATGA
- a CDS encoding replicative DNA helicase, producing the protein MIPAEEAILSASILSSGECLVGLNLTGNDFSTRAGGLLFDLIKSMAETSRPADLITITQAIRELPSDEKRAYPAAPALNALFAMGASGAAVPFHAALVAGEAARRRLISTGQYLIQYGNEGMDVDILADKALELVQGAVAGVSTTVDSIGVTLADTINSFGEPVTYSETPWPSINHLMQGWRPGGLYVIGARPSVGKTIAGLQAAIKLTALGPVAFISLEMSEVELQKRMISLDAKIDIGHVTRNNLTDEDTNRMAPSIQRWEAMPLYVDKTHGAKFTDISRHVWSVKRQHGLAAVVIDYLQLMEPSDPKKNEYQTVTENSRKLKLLAQQLDVPVIALSQLNRSSEQRDGKVPQLSDLRASGGVEQDADVVILLHRDLMKSPHEIELIVAKNRHGVTGTADMDFCGYYSEIRDRQQAA; encoded by the coding sequence GTGATCCCGGCAGAGGAAGCAATTCTCAGTGCCTCGATCCTCAGCAGCGGCGAATGCCTAGTCGGACTCAACCTCACAGGTAACGACTTCAGTACCCGTGCAGGCGGACTCTTGTTCGACCTGATCAAGTCCATGGCCGAGACGAGCAGGCCGGCAGACTTGATCACAATCACTCAGGCGATCAGGGAACTGCCATCTGACGAAAAGCGGGCCTACCCTGCCGCTCCGGCACTCAACGCATTGTTCGCGATGGGAGCCAGTGGCGCGGCGGTTCCATTCCATGCCGCGCTAGTGGCAGGCGAGGCGGCTCGGCGGCGACTGATCTCCACGGGCCAGTATCTCATCCAGTACGGCAACGAGGGGATGGATGTAGACATCCTTGCCGATAAGGCATTGGAACTCGTACAAGGGGCCGTAGCCGGCGTCTCAACCACTGTTGACTCCATCGGCGTGACTCTGGCCGACACGATCAATTCTTTTGGCGAACCAGTGACCTACTCCGAAACGCCTTGGCCAAGTATCAACCACCTCATGCAAGGCTGGCGACCAGGCGGGCTCTACGTCATCGGCGCCCGCCCATCAGTGGGCAAGACCATCGCAGGGCTACAGGCAGCAATCAAGCTGACGGCCCTTGGCCCGGTGGCTTTCATCTCCTTGGAAATGTCAGAGGTCGAACTGCAGAAACGCATGATCTCCCTAGATGCCAAGATCGACATCGGCCACGTCACCCGGAACAATCTCACCGATGAGGACACAAATCGCATGGCGCCCTCCATCCAGCGATGGGAGGCAATGCCGCTCTACGTAGATAAGACCCACGGTGCGAAGTTCACCGACATCAGCCGGCACGTCTGGTCAGTCAAGCGCCAACACGGGCTGGCCGCCGTTGTGATTGACTACCTGCAGCTCATGGAACCCTCAGACCCGAAGAAGAACGAGTACCAGACAGTCACGGAGAACTCACGGAAACTGAAACTCCTGGCCCAACAACTGGACGTCCCGGTAATCGCCCTGTCGCAACTGAACCGTAGCTCTGAACAGCGAGACGGAAAAGTCCCTCAGCTGTCCGACCTGCGCGCATCAGGCGGTGTCGAACAAGACGCTGACGTGGTCATCCTGCTCCACCGAGACCTCATGAAATCCCCGCACGAGATAGAGCTGATCGTAGCCAAGAACCGGCACGGCGTGACTGGCACCGCCGACATGGACTTCTGCGGCTACTACTCCGAGATCCGCGACCGCCAACAGGCCGCGTAG
- a CDS encoding OsmC family peroxiredoxin → MAATRNAHARWVGDLPTGAGQVTLDSSELGTYDVTWKARTEASEGKTSPEELIAAAHSSCFAMAFSNELSSAGHAAEYVNTSAAVTFVPGTGITGSHLTLVAKIPGISQEEFDAIANGAKTGCPVSGALAAINITLEATLEA, encoded by the coding sequence ATGGCTGCAACACGTAACGCCCACGCACGCTGGGTCGGCGACCTTCCCACAGGTGCCGGTCAGGTAACCTTGGACAGCTCGGAACTGGGAACTTATGATGTCACTTGGAAGGCACGCACCGAAGCGTCCGAAGGCAAAACAAGCCCCGAAGAGCTGATCGCTGCCGCTCACTCTTCATGCTTCGCCATGGCGTTCTCCAACGAGCTCAGCAGTGCCGGCCACGCGGCGGAGTACGTGAACACCAGCGCGGCTGTCACGTTCGTTCCCGGCACCGGCATCACCGGCAGCCACCTGACTCTGGTGGCAAAGATCCCCGGCATCAGCCAGGAGGAATTTGACGCCATCGCCAACGGCGCCAAGACAGGCTGCCCCGTATCGGGCGCCCTGGCCGCAATCAACATTACGCTTGAGGCAACACTCGAGGCCTAG
- a CDS encoding RDD family protein: protein MVDRKDISSWLAGPDTSNISKFPGARLGLPESGRGSMARAGRRILALCIDWGLSYLIAIAFFDSNPNAILAIFAAEQMLLVGTLGFSVGHRIMGIQVTRLDGGPAGLLAGVVRALLVCLVIPAIIIDADHRGLHDKAMKTILVRR, encoded by the coding sequence GTGGTAGATCGTAAAGACATAAGCTCATGGCTCGCTGGGCCGGACACATCCAATATATCCAAATTTCCGGGGGCTCGGTTGGGTCTTCCGGAATCCGGCCGAGGTTCCATGGCCAGGGCAGGCCGGCGAATTCTGGCATTGTGCATCGACTGGGGCTTGTCGTATTTGATTGCGATTGCCTTTTTTGACAGCAATCCCAATGCCATTCTGGCCATCTTTGCCGCCGAACAAATGCTCCTGGTCGGAACACTCGGATTCAGTGTGGGGCATAGGATCATGGGCATTCAAGTGACAAGGCTCGACGGCGGCCCTGCAGGCCTGCTGGCAGGGGTTGTTCGGGCCCTGCTCGTGTGTCTGGTGATTCCGGCAATTATCATTGACGCCGACCACCGGGGCCTCCATGACAAGGCCATGAAAACCATTCTCGTACGCCGCTAA
- a CDS encoding serine/threonine protein kinase: protein MDIFSQAGRAYEPPEIAGHDPLRCLGSGAQGQVWLMAAQNSSRVVAAKFLRPTSTPAGGDGEADPLRHNESLITQEWRLLTQFHHEHLIPLYEVVRDIRGAFVLLMEYAAGGSLAQIVQAKGPMTVGETVTVLTPLGQVLSYLHGRGAVHGDVSPGNILLSAAGKPYLSDFGFGRMLGQPQGRMAGTPGFYCQLDTERNDASDVYALAAVGWFLLTGRPAPPTRERLPLGTFVPEAPAELVAALEAGLQEDSHQRPTASAFAQAVFRSARAEPVALGNAVHPSVLPELATRRDVKVAQAGKGASGKLQRVAKKILSPKRGRMRMRMRMRGRRRGSHTEPAVNRIRRRGPVWASEDGVVQRSRPHVKRRIIAASGVAAIALGAALMMTVNGSWGALGAHNAPQQPKEKAEVVEDVGIPWAAALPQDIRTGLLAHDPVAALRALSWTRAYALSNADPVLLEKINAPNSVAAEADRGVGNELEKLGHTFTGLEISVSNESTDFAKDPRTGGDSGSAHDPLVATVRATVTTSAFAEQDEAGAVVYHQSAAQTQELAIVLIRVEQRWTIQEVLAVGAQ, encoded by the coding sequence ATGGACATTTTCAGCCAGGCAGGGCGTGCCTATGAGCCGCCAGAAATCGCCGGCCACGATCCCTTGCGTTGCTTGGGCTCAGGCGCCCAGGGGCAGGTATGGCTCATGGCCGCGCAAAATAGTTCCAGGGTTGTCGCGGCAAAGTTCTTGCGGCCCACTTCCACTCCGGCTGGTGGGGATGGCGAGGCGGACCCGCTTCGTCATAATGAGAGCCTCATCACGCAAGAGTGGCGGCTGTTGACGCAATTCCATCACGAGCACCTCATTCCTCTTTATGAAGTGGTGCGCGATATTCGGGGCGCCTTTGTCTTGCTCATGGAGTACGCCGCGGGAGGTTCCTTGGCACAGATTGTTCAGGCCAAGGGCCCGATGACAGTGGGCGAGACCGTCACCGTGTTGACTCCGCTTGGCCAGGTGCTCTCCTACTTGCACGGGCGGGGCGCCGTGCACGGTGACGTATCACCGGGCAATATCTTGCTCAGCGCTGCGGGCAAGCCATATCTCTCCGATTTTGGCTTTGGGCGAATGCTGGGCCAACCCCAAGGCCGGATGGCGGGGACACCGGGTTTCTACTGCCAGCTCGACACTGAGCGAAATGATGCCTCCGATGTATATGCTTTGGCCGCCGTCGGCTGGTTTTTGTTGACGGGCCGGCCCGCCCCACCCACGCGCGAAAGGCTTCCCCTGGGGACTTTTGTTCCCGAAGCGCCCGCCGAACTGGTTGCCGCGCTCGAAGCTGGGCTGCAGGAGGATTCACATCAACGGCCAACGGCGTCCGCCTTTGCCCAGGCCGTCTTTCGTAGCGCCCGGGCCGAGCCGGTTGCCCTGGGAAATGCTGTTCATCCGAGCGTTTTGCCGGAGTTGGCAACGAGGCGAGATGTGAAGGTGGCTCAGGCGGGGAAGGGCGCGTCAGGGAAGCTCCAACGCGTGGCCAAGAAGATCCTGAGCCCGAAACGTGGTCGGATGCGGATGCGGATGCGGATGCGGGGGCGGCGCCGGGGGAGTCACACGGAGCCAGCAGTCAATCGGATAAGGCGCCGCGGGCCGGTGTGGGCCAGCGAGGATGGAGTTGTTCAACGCTCGCGCCCACATGTTAAGCGCAGAATTATTGCGGCCTCAGGGGTGGCCGCGATTGCCCTGGGGGCGGCCCTGATGATGACCGTCAATGGATCGTGGGGAGCTCTTGGTGCCCATAACGCCCCACAGCAGCCTAAGGAGAAGGCTGAGGTCGTGGAGGACGTCGGCATCCCCTGGGCCGCAGCGTTGCCGCAGGACATCAGGACGGGGCTTCTCGCCCATGACCCTGTGGCGGCGTTGCGGGCTTTGTCATGGACACGTGCTTATGCCCTTTCCAATGCCGATCCGGTGCTGCTGGAAAAGATCAATGCCCCAAATTCGGTAGCTGCGGAAGCAGACAGGGGAGTCGGCAACGAACTTGAGAAGTTGGGGCACACTTTTACCGGGCTCGAGATCAGCGTGTCCAATGAGAGCACCGATTTCGCGAAAGACCCGCGAACCGGGGGAGATAGCGGCAGCGCCCATGATCCCCTCGTGGCCACGGTCAGGGCAACCGTTACCACCAGTGCCTTTGCTGAACAAGACGAGGCAGGGGCCGTAGTTTATCACCAGTCAGCGGCTCAGACGCAGGAATTGGCCATTGTCCTGATCCGGGTGGAGCAGAGGTGGACGATTCAAGAAGTCCTCGCCGTGGGGGCGCAGTAG